The Periophthalmus magnuspinnatus isolate fPerMag1 chromosome 10, fPerMag1.2.pri, whole genome shotgun sequence genome segment CCGTACAGCAAGAAGCAGAGACAACCATGCATTGGGAAAATCGGGACCTGTACGCAGTAAGTCCAATGActtaaaatgtaatgaagtacatGCAATTACCTGCTAGAATTATTCTCAACTACATGTAAAagttcatgtttaaaaatcGACTCCAAAAGGTACCATTACTCAAGAATCTACTCAAGTACAGTAACTTAggtatttgtaattagttattTTCCACTCATGCTAATCATGTTTATGCTAACTTTTAACTAAGTACAGAATTTGGTATGAAGTGCAAAAGATCGAAAAGTTAACTGGTTAGATAGGTGTTTCTTTAGTAAGATTCACTGCTCTGAAAATTTCCTGAATGTCTCTCTACACTCTCTACCCCCATTCTATGTTCTatgcagctagcaggttaactatgtcaagttacatatacagtctatgcttttaacatataaatactgaaaaatatcaaatcttcAGGTAACTCACTTGTTTACTCACTCACtactcctttctgctgttgtcccatataaatcgttataatataaacaaactgATCAATTTAGATTAGTCGATTAAGACACCATCAACCGATACAAATAAGGGACTACAACCCTATAAATATCACAGTATTTCACCAATGTGCTACTGGTCCTAGCTATTTTTTGAGAAACCCACACATGGTCATGGTCAGCAaaaccttcaaggcactcaaagcgctgtaggtcaaggaaccagtcacacacacattcatacaccagtgtacgcagacactggaggcgatTTGGGTTTAGGGTCTTGCCcagaatgtctgtgtaatccctcagtcatccaggtctgatccattgttaaagccaaagttaaatctgtcaactggacaaaatgttgtaggagtgaagatgtttcgctgctcatccaagttcagTTAGTCAGTTCTGGTGAGATTGCTGTTGGACACTAACTTATATCgatctgaagggagaagctaactacactgaaactggaaacagcttttgtagTCTACtacattcagtgtagtgaagagcgcagtgagcgttacattggggAAACTGAACAGACACTCCATGAGAGAATGTATCAACACCGTCGTGAGAGcgcctctggaccccagtccgccctACATTCctatctcaaagccactaaccaccactttgaagacagtgaggtacagatcttagccagaagaaatggtttgagaggggtgTTAAGGAAGCGATTTTATTAGGGAAGACAATGCTTCCTTGAACATGAAtaggggccttagacataatctGTCCCCATCTAtagctccatcctcagactcaaaacaaacaaaggaaacaaagagaaaaacagagctCACCAGGATGCAAATAGGTGTAAAAACACCCATTAAGAATTGTATGAATATGttaagtatgtctcaggcacagtgcacacttaatgtagctcaatagacctagcctacacacagaaactgtaaacaaaaactgTTTCAAGTTTCAGTATGGtgagctcctcctttcagataggtataaagcagtgtcccccagcaatctgaccagaactgaataagcagcttggatgagcagcaaaacgtcttcactcctacaactttttgtctagctgacagatttaactttggcttttactatgtcttgcccaaggatacaattACAAAATTCATCTTTAggacctggaatcgcaccaccaatctgtgggtcagtggatctaccCATGATGTTTTTGCCGAGAGTGAGATTCagaccaccaaccttcggatcagtgggctctaccaactgagctgcagTCACCATTTAATGAGAAATTGTTATTTGACACTATACAACTGTACAGCTCAATCAATGGACCATTAATCATAAAACGCAGCTGCAGACCTTGTCTCCCTGCTGTTCCTGATTGTTATTGACAATTGCCTTTCACATTTGTGCATTGCTGGCAATATTACACAACTGTGTAATTGATATTTTGTGACAGCTCAAAATCAAGACAAATACCTTCACTCCTTGGGGAAATGAACAAGTGGTCAGTtgtgctacttaagtaaaagtacagatagtggagcaaaatcacataaaaaaatcaatttctATTAGTTTATCTATAAGTAAAAGGATtgaagtacccatttaaaaatgtacctagAGAGCAAATactcaaagtatttcacacaggtcTTATAaggtttcaaatgtttttttggtgtttttttttcaatcagatactcatttcaaattgttgattttttttttcttttctcaaatattTATTCTATCAGTTGTGCCATTACCAACAAAGGCCAGTTTGTAGCTTTGTGGGTCCCGAATTGATAAATACTAGTTGGGTACATGCATTTAACATTGTATTTGCTGCCATAGCAATTtccaatttaaaacaaagtatgatatcttttgaatgggaaagagttctcaaaatgttgcatataacaggaagctgaaactcatgaatgtAACTATATGGGAGAATTAATGATCTACAAATGTCGAACCTTATCATGATTTGTAAGGGATTGGGCATAATAATCTTACGAAATTAATTCAACTGACAATGATCACATCTTGACTTTGAATAATGGCCCCACATTCTGACACCATCGCTCATACACACCGAAaaagaagacattgaactttatGTCAGTTTAATTTCACATGGATAGGCtcagtaattacaaagatattaaaggtagagtatgcaactttctggaggtggcatgtcacctgtatgatgctatgaaaatataaagttaaaccATACattagaacattctccatggagatagatttcaTGCcatactccatccatccattttcttccgcttatccggggccaggtcgtgggggcagtagtctaagcagagaatcccagacttccctcaccccagacacgtcctccagctctgccGGTGTGGCACCCCaaagtgttcccaggccagccgagagacatagtccctccagcctgtcctgggtcttccccgggcctCCTCCCAGGGGGGACATgtctggaacacctccctagggaggcgtccaagGGGCATCCGGAAAAGatacccgagccacctcagctggctcctctcgacgtgtaggagcagcggctctattccGAGCTCATTCATGCCATACTTTAgaaaattatagccaaaagaacagcatttccatggaaacaagcaggaggagtcaggtttatggagataaGAGCCTCatagtaaggacacatgtttttcaagtttatcagtgcaacaacaaatatatattttggtctattttttggctaaaagttacatattgtagttttaaccataaaccaggtaaaGTTGgtaaagtatgacattaaacttatcatcatgggaacaagcaggtgCTGCCACAAGCCTAAGAtgaaggtcagatctgtggaaaggagacatattattgCTCACAATTCTAACTTCGTattattccaggcaatgcagtaACATCACCATAGAAACACGCAGGTGGCAGAATAGtgacatagcgcacctttaaatcagAGACAAAAAACTGCTGCGCTATCTCTCACTCAGGCACAACACCGTCACAGTTACCCATGCATATTTAATACAACAACTGAATTTATTTAGCATTCAAATTAGCATAACATCGAATGACAGACGCATATCCAGTGAGTTGTACTGCACTCCCATTTTAAAACCCTCCAACTTAATAAAAATCTCACTTTTGTCTAAGCTGAGACCTGCTGTACCTGCATAAGGCACAATATAACTGTACCTTGATTTGCATGTTGCTGAGTAAagcgtcctggtttagactctggTTGTAGTACCATCCCCAGCCCACACCGCCTACGTAGCTGTCCCGTGACCTGTGGGGAAGGGTGTGGGGGGCGGCTCTCCACAGGTAACCCAGGTCCCCCGTGGCCTCCGAGGACCCTCCGCCTTCTCCGATGTACTGGGGGAAGTCGCAAAGCCGTGGTCTGTAGTCGCCAACTCCATCTGGGCCTGGGAGGAAAAAACATTTGCCAGTTTctttataatgttctttctttatctttatttatccagGGAGAGCCCAAACAAATAAGTGCATAAGTCaatttgaaacattaaaacaggtgcaggtgtgagtgtaaatgtttgttaccagattattaaattgtatttgtggcaccaaagtatcaatatattaTAGTATAATCCATTTTTGTGAGGCAAAACAGCCCAAAGTCCATTTTCCCAGtttctcagttctggtgcagctggTCCTTAGAGTTGTACAATCATGAtatcttgtttttaaagttcccgtatcaaagctcaacaagcaagtgagatattcaggcagcctatgaagtagtcccttataaatacatttcatacagtgtcgTTCTTTTCTGACAGATAACGACAGCCAAATTACTTTTTCAAAGAGTGTACAGTGAGGGGTTTTACATTCATCGCCTGTGAACACAAGAGCTGAGTGAAagaggtttcaaagtagaggctgaagtctgcatgtgttATAtttccataatccagtacagaatggTTGTTTGAACAGGTTGCTTTGCTTTATATGTGTCGgttcctcagtcatccaggtgtgTTCCATGGCACAAGAGTTTTTAAACAAGAatttaaaaactataaaaatgtcacatggAATTTCAATATACAATTGAAGGAATAATGTTTTTGGTGGTCAGTacttatcgtgggtactttttctttacagtggtgggatatttttggttattttttgcaatatgatCAGTTTTGTGTtgtagaaagttgaataaataacttaattAATAACTAATtttttaagtgttgcattctgcttttttgttatttcaacTCAGGTttttaatattgtacatttagtacTGTTTTTTGGGGGATAAATCTGCT includes the following:
- the LOC117377915 gene encoding uncharacterized protein C4orf45 homolog, with the protein product MTNNRDAQHYGQRIIFTGPDGVGDYRPRLCDFPQYIGEGGGSSEATGDLGYLWRAAPHTLPHRSRDSYVGGVGWGWYYNQSLNQDALLSNMQIKKTDIRAAVEDTLAQRFQPSPRFRKKTASDSQLQAHKKFSREDGR